The following coding sequences are from one Nicotiana tomentosiformis chromosome 3, ASM39032v3, whole genome shotgun sequence window:
- the LOC104118306 gene encoding uncharacterized protein isoform X1: MEGLSTICAGLGIIEEDDDANRIGYSKGEYCLDNLKDLLRFLRRDDPQTREVFKQVCKWNIVGKDLIPIIEYCQDDRNLLLNAVKVMVFLTMPIDPTSHDIPQQIELLWGVKSSLTYSDAVPVIMSLLESPLENLACEAFTEDDWKMVQLVLSLFRNVLAIQDISTQQKSGGSMTEFVFLRDMFLELLFKENVMDVILVLSQHVGGSCTYLRHDNLLLLETFYYIFMGQLPELIAKAHLKDAKVDEDSDISINSLKDIMEEEREKRKVIRQRNLGCYSQFSGTFTRFSLDGSKTLIKGNPCSVSHDPLIIAHKKHRGPAKRTVWDQGRLPATKNKILNLLYDFINQFLEGGYNVLMQSVRDDIEKEHHAIQNSDILIFFQVAQFVTSFQYHKFLNQPNKEADTQEPMDSRTDSTLFRGCICGPIAESLNESMFQLVLLRWRYSLETLKETNDRKFLYVAGSLMKTMLLMLEMALKQSPEDSKEHQTARILLYKLFYDQTDEGMTQFLLNQIKSFDTHKQAKSYLADLVEIINLVMKLMENLQARGSLRISKKLRKKRPKTTVTDDKKDNDEMTRDSASFGIGFGGSSHESRDTGLAHNAEDAIDSNKVDEHTGCTMVNEDQMVESTDTAHNNAAGSGCEKSNNLHAGGKGEEDITVLDKLNHPVSLETKSGRHQNSVPETQQKLSNDVNDEYDQGRDDSSGDENVLTAEDDLKISALVSALANNSTIHNLCWLLKYYKSNSIITNNYVICILQKLCDDLELSPMLYQLSLLTTFYDILEEQKSRPCREYENIVFFLTSLVRRMLRKMKSNPLLFIEVLFWKSRRECHYLNCDSMLKELSQFKKDGKNSSGVSMTDEIGSSEANGWIRRSIADALGDDEADFPLPFSEAVRNNTEVTNRSNQSLLEREESPTSISNDGNDVMNQKRHLEKQEQSAEQESQREPKRRKLQALNDELRQEVEQLFERYKDNQNCCDLIAEALDPDGKISPLQISRTLKQLGYRIPRKKKTAYASAPDKPGNEEKDLESEIRLQNSDILEEGTSQRRHLHTRKRVQAFSQEQEQKIKDLFEQFKDHKRCSHMIANALDSDGTLSAAKISRKLKQLGLYVPKKKRLETNLQLMDEAGDASKEGSDNSDDETLLSMRRSFRSKYQGKDSTSEGRENQKSSEDESDDELLTSLLTFRSKYQGKDSTSEGRENQKSSEDESDDELLTSLLTKTQKAVPQREGKLIVNSRKISSESDIEDKDTYDSERGELDQATAMEEGTEINSIASDDDVDAGNLTTDFSSDQDVSPVNQQLRNKLHSELTDLEDDAASLDAPITTVSRRRLRMVIDMEEDD; this comes from the exons ATGGAAGGGCTGTCAACGATATGTGCTGGCCTCGGAATCATTGAAGAGGACGACGATGCTAATCGAATTGGCTATTCGAAAGGAGAGTACTGCTTAG ATAATTTGAAGGATTTGTTGAGGTTTTTAAGGCGAGATGACCCTCAAACAAGAGAAGTTTTCAAGCAAGTATGTAAATGGAATATTGTGGGCAAAGATTTGATTCCTATTATTGAGTACTGTCAAGATGACCGAAATCTGCTGTTAAATGCAG TAAAGGTTATGGTGTTTCTAACGATGCCCATTGATCCTACATCACATGACATACCGCAACAGATAGAGCTTCTTTGGGGAGTAAAGTCATCACTTACCTATAGTGATGCTGTGCCGGTGATAATGTCTCTCTTGGAAAGCCCATTGGAAAATTTGGCTTG CGAAGCCTTCACAGAAGATGACTGGAAAATGGTGCAGTTGGTGCTTAGTTTATTTCGTAATGTTTTGGCTATTCAAGACATATCAACCCAGCAGAAATCTGGTGGTTCTATGACAGAATTTGTATTTCTCAGAGACATGTTTCTAGAACTCTTGTTTAAAGAGAATGTAATGGATGTCATCTTAGTTCTATCACAGCATGTTGGTGGCTCTTGTACCTATCTCCGTCATGATAATTTGCTTTTGTTGGAGACATTCTATTATATATTTATGGGCCAGCTGCCGGAGTTGATTGCTAAAGCACATCTCAAGGATGCAAAG GTGGATGAAGATAGTGATATTTCAATTAACTCTCTCAAAGATATAATGGAAGAAGAACGTGAAAAGAGAAAAGTTATCAGACAACGAAACCTGGGTTGCTATTCTCAGTTCAGTGGAACTTTTACACGGTTTTCCCTG GATGGTTCTAAAACATTAATTAAGGGCAATCCTTGCTCTGTTTCTCATGATCCCTTGATAATAGCTCACAAGAAGCACCGAGGTCCGGCAAAAAGGACTGTGTGGGACCAAGGAAGACTACCAGCAACCAAGAACAAGATTCTAAATTTGCTTTATGATTTTATTAACCAGTTCCTAGAAGGGGGATACAACG TTCTGATGCAGTCAGTTCGTGATGACATTGAAAAAGAACATCATGCTATTCAGAATAGCgatattcttattttctttcagGTTGCTCAGTTTGTTACTTCTTTTCAGTACCACAAGTTTTTGAATCAG CCTAACAAAGAAGCTGATACCCAAGAACCGATGGATTCTAGAACTGATAGCACATTGTTCAGAGGTTGTATATGTGGTCCTATTGCCGAGTCTTTAAATGAATCAATGTTCCAGCTGGTTCTTTTGAGATGGCGCTATTCGCTTGAGACCTTGAAGGAGACAAACGATCGCAAGTTTCTCTACGTGGCAGGATCTCTTATGAAAACTATG CTTCTTATGCTGGAGATGGCGCTTAAGCAGTCTCCTGAAGATTCCAAGGAGCATCAAACAGCTCGAATTCTTCTTTACAAGTTATTCTACGATCAAACTGATGAAGGGATGACCCAGTTTCTCTTGAACCAGATCAAATCGTTTGATACCCATAAGCAAGCGAAAAG TTACCTTGCTGATTTGGTAGAAATTATCAATTTAGTTATGAAGCTGATGGAGAACCTTCAAGCACGTGGTTCATTAAGG ATTTCCAAAAAGTTAAGGAAAAAACGACCGAAGACAACAGTTACAGATGACAAGAAGGATAATGATGAAATGACTAGAGATTCAGCCTCCTTTGGGATAGGTTTTGGCGGCTCTAGTCATGAATCTAGAGATACCGGATTGGCTCACAATGCAGAAGATGCCATAGACTCCAATAAGGTTGATGAACACACGGGTTGTACCATGGTGAACGAAGATCAAATGGTTGAGAGTACTGATACAGCTCACAATAATGCTGCAGGCTCTGGATGTGAAAAGTCAAACAATCTTCATGCAGGTGGAAAGGGAGAAGAAGATATCACAGTCCTAGATAAGCTTAATCATCCTGTATCTCTTGAAACTAAGTCAGGAAGACACCAGAACTCTGTGCCGGAGACACAACAAAAACTTTCTAATGATGTTAACGACGAGTATGATCAAGGCAGGGATGATTCTTCTGGTGATGAAAATGTGTTAACTGCGGAAGATGATCTCAAGATATCTGCCTTGGTTTCTGCTCTTGCAAACAACTCCACCATTCACAACCTCTGTTGGTTGCTAAAGTATTACAAGAGCAACTCCATTATTACAAATAATTATGTGATATGCATATTACAAAAACTATGCGATGATCTCGAACTTTCGCCCATGCTATACCAG CTATCTCTCCTCACCACATTCTATGACATTCTAGAGGAGCAGAAGTCAAGGCCTTGCAGAGAATATGAGAACATTGTCTTCTTTTTGACAAGCTTAGTTAGGAGAATGTTGCGTAAAATGAAGAGTAATCCCCTACTTTTCATAGAGGTTCTCTTCTGGAAATCACGTAGAGAGTGTCATTATCTTAATTGTGATTCCATGCTAAAGGAGCTATCTCAATTTAAAAAAGATGGTAAAAATAGTTCAGGTGTTTCCATGACTGATGAAATTGGCTCATCTGAAGCAAATGGATGGATCCGCCGAAGTATAGCTGATGCCCTTGGTGATGATGAAGCTGATTTTCCATTACCATTTTCAGAGGCTGTCAG AAACAACACAGAGGTCACAAATAGGAGTAACCAAAGTTTGCTAGAGAGAGAGGAAAGTCCTACATCAATTTCAAATGATGGAAATGATGTGATGAATCAGAAGCGACATTTGGAAAA ACAGGAGCAGTCAGCTGAACAAGAGTCTCAAAGGGAACCTAAAAGACGAAAACTACAAGCTCTTAATGATGAGTTACGACAGGAAGTCGAGCAACTCTTTGAGAG GTATAAAGATAATCAAAATTGTTGTGATCTCATTGCGGAAGCCCTTGATCCAGATGGAAAGATTTCACCTCTCCAAATTTCCAGGACACTTAAACAGTTAGGATACAGAATCCCACGGAAGAAAAAGACAGCATATGCTAGTGCTCCTGACAAACCTGGGAATGAAGAAAAAGATCTAGAAAGTGAGATCAGACTTCAAAATTCAGATATACTGGAAGAGGGTACTTCACAGAGAAGGCATCT GCACACTAGAAAGAGAGTGCAGGCATTTAGTCAGGAGCAGGAACAGAAGATCAAAGATTTGTTCGAGCA GTTTAAAGATCACAAGAGGTGCAGCCACATGATTGCCAATGCACTTGATTCTGACGGAACTTTATCGGCAGCTAAGATTTCACGAAAACTTAAGCAACTTGGCCTGTATGTCCCCAAAAAGAAAAGGTTAGAAACCAACCTGCAATTGATGGATGAAGCAGGTGATGCTTCTAAAGAAGGTTCAGACAACTCTGATGATGAGACTTTGTTATCAATGAGAAGAAG TTTCAGGAGCAAATATCAGGGAAAAGATAGCACTTCTGAAGGAAGAGAGAACCAGAAATCATCAGAAGATGAGTCTGATGATGAATTGCTGACCTCGCTATTGAC TTTCAGGAGCAAATATCAGGGAAAAGATAGCACTTCTGAAGGAAGAGAGAACCAGAAATCATCAGAAGATGAGTCTGATGATGAATTGCTGACCTCGCTATTGAC AAAAACTCAAAAAGCTGTTCCACAGCGTGAGGGGAAGCTTATTGTAAATTCAAGGAAGATCAGCAGCGAAAGTGACATTGAAGACAAAGATACTTATGACTCAGAGAG GGGAGAGCTTGATCAAGCTACTGCAATGGAGGAGGGTACAGAAATTAATAGTATTGCCTCAGACGATGATGTTGATGCTGGAAACCTAACAACTGACTTTAGCAGTGACCAAGATGTTTCTCCTGTCAATCAGCAACTGCGTAACAAATTACATTCTGAACTgactgatttggaagatgatgctGCTTCACTTGATGCCCCTATTACTACTGTATCGAGAAGGCGGCTGAGGATGGTCATTGATATGGAGGAAGATGATTAA
- the LOC104118306 gene encoding uncharacterized protein isoform X3 gives MEGLSTICAGLGIIEEDDDANRIGYSKGEYCLDNLKDLLRFLRRDDPQTREVFKQVCKWNIVGKDLIPIIEYCQDDRNLLLNAVKVMVFLTMPIDPTSHDIPQQIELLWGVKSSLTYSDAVPVIMSLLESPLENLACEAFTEDDWKMVQLVLSLFRNVLAIQDISTQQKSGGSMTEFVFLRDMFLELLFKENVMDVILVLSQHVGGSCTYLRHDNLLLLETFYYIFMGQLPELIAKAHLKDAKVDEDSDISINSLKDIMEEEREKRKVIRQRNLGCYSQFSGTFTRFSLDGSKTLIKGNPCSVSHDPLIIAHKKHRGPAKRTVWDQGRLPATKNKILNLLYDFINQFLEGGYNVLMQSVRDDIEKEHHAIQNSDILIFFQVAQFVTSFQYHKFLNQPNKEADTQEPMDSRTDSTLFRGCICGPIAESLNESMFQLVLLRWRYSLETLKETNDRKFLYVAGSLMKTMLLMLEMALKQSPEDSKEHQTARILLYKLFYDQTDEGMTQFLLNQIKSFDTHKQAKSYLADLVEIINLVMKLMENLQARGSLRISKKLRKKRPKTTVTDDKKDNDEMTRDSASFGIGFGGSSHESRDTGLAHNAEDAIDSNKVDEHTGCTMVNEDQMVESTDTAHNNAAGSGCEKSNNLHAGGKGEEDITVLDKLNHPVSLETKSGRHQNSVPETQQKLSNDVNDEYDQGRDDSSGDENVLTAEDDLKISALVSALANNSTIHNLCWLLKYYKSNSIITNNYVICILQKLCDDLELSPMLYQLSLLTTFYDILEEQKSRPCREYENIVFFLTSLVRRMLRKMKSNPLLFIEVLFWKSRRECHYLNCDSMLKELSQFKKDGKNSSGVSMTDEIGSSEANGWIRRSIADALGDDEADFPLPFSEAVRNNTEVTNRSNQSLLEREESPTSISNDGNDVMNQKRHLEKQEQSAEQESQREPKRRKLQALNDELRQEVEQLFERYKDNQNCCDLIAEALDPDGKISPLQISRTLKQLGYRIPRKKKTAYASAPDKPGNEEKDLESEIRLQNSDILEEGTSQRRHLHTRKRVQAFSQEQEQKIKDLFEQFKDHKRCSHMIANALDSDGTLSAAKISRKLKQLGLYVPKKKRLETNLQLMDEAGDASKEGSDNSDDETLLSMRRSFRSKYQGKDSTSEGRENQKSSEDESDDELLTSLLTSKYQGKDSTSEGRENQKSSEDESDDELLTSLLTKTQKAVPQREGKLIVNSRKISSESDIEDKDTYDSERGELDQATAMEEGTEINSIASDDDVDAGNLTTDFSSDQDVSPVNQQLRNKLHSELTDLEDDAASLDAPITTVSRRRLRMVIDMEEDD, from the exons ATGGAAGGGCTGTCAACGATATGTGCTGGCCTCGGAATCATTGAAGAGGACGACGATGCTAATCGAATTGGCTATTCGAAAGGAGAGTACTGCTTAG ATAATTTGAAGGATTTGTTGAGGTTTTTAAGGCGAGATGACCCTCAAACAAGAGAAGTTTTCAAGCAAGTATGTAAATGGAATATTGTGGGCAAAGATTTGATTCCTATTATTGAGTACTGTCAAGATGACCGAAATCTGCTGTTAAATGCAG TAAAGGTTATGGTGTTTCTAACGATGCCCATTGATCCTACATCACATGACATACCGCAACAGATAGAGCTTCTTTGGGGAGTAAAGTCATCACTTACCTATAGTGATGCTGTGCCGGTGATAATGTCTCTCTTGGAAAGCCCATTGGAAAATTTGGCTTG CGAAGCCTTCACAGAAGATGACTGGAAAATGGTGCAGTTGGTGCTTAGTTTATTTCGTAATGTTTTGGCTATTCAAGACATATCAACCCAGCAGAAATCTGGTGGTTCTATGACAGAATTTGTATTTCTCAGAGACATGTTTCTAGAACTCTTGTTTAAAGAGAATGTAATGGATGTCATCTTAGTTCTATCACAGCATGTTGGTGGCTCTTGTACCTATCTCCGTCATGATAATTTGCTTTTGTTGGAGACATTCTATTATATATTTATGGGCCAGCTGCCGGAGTTGATTGCTAAAGCACATCTCAAGGATGCAAAG GTGGATGAAGATAGTGATATTTCAATTAACTCTCTCAAAGATATAATGGAAGAAGAACGTGAAAAGAGAAAAGTTATCAGACAACGAAACCTGGGTTGCTATTCTCAGTTCAGTGGAACTTTTACACGGTTTTCCCTG GATGGTTCTAAAACATTAATTAAGGGCAATCCTTGCTCTGTTTCTCATGATCCCTTGATAATAGCTCACAAGAAGCACCGAGGTCCGGCAAAAAGGACTGTGTGGGACCAAGGAAGACTACCAGCAACCAAGAACAAGATTCTAAATTTGCTTTATGATTTTATTAACCAGTTCCTAGAAGGGGGATACAACG TTCTGATGCAGTCAGTTCGTGATGACATTGAAAAAGAACATCATGCTATTCAGAATAGCgatattcttattttctttcagGTTGCTCAGTTTGTTACTTCTTTTCAGTACCACAAGTTTTTGAATCAG CCTAACAAAGAAGCTGATACCCAAGAACCGATGGATTCTAGAACTGATAGCACATTGTTCAGAGGTTGTATATGTGGTCCTATTGCCGAGTCTTTAAATGAATCAATGTTCCAGCTGGTTCTTTTGAGATGGCGCTATTCGCTTGAGACCTTGAAGGAGACAAACGATCGCAAGTTTCTCTACGTGGCAGGATCTCTTATGAAAACTATG CTTCTTATGCTGGAGATGGCGCTTAAGCAGTCTCCTGAAGATTCCAAGGAGCATCAAACAGCTCGAATTCTTCTTTACAAGTTATTCTACGATCAAACTGATGAAGGGATGACCCAGTTTCTCTTGAACCAGATCAAATCGTTTGATACCCATAAGCAAGCGAAAAG TTACCTTGCTGATTTGGTAGAAATTATCAATTTAGTTATGAAGCTGATGGAGAACCTTCAAGCACGTGGTTCATTAAGG ATTTCCAAAAAGTTAAGGAAAAAACGACCGAAGACAACAGTTACAGATGACAAGAAGGATAATGATGAAATGACTAGAGATTCAGCCTCCTTTGGGATAGGTTTTGGCGGCTCTAGTCATGAATCTAGAGATACCGGATTGGCTCACAATGCAGAAGATGCCATAGACTCCAATAAGGTTGATGAACACACGGGTTGTACCATGGTGAACGAAGATCAAATGGTTGAGAGTACTGATACAGCTCACAATAATGCTGCAGGCTCTGGATGTGAAAAGTCAAACAATCTTCATGCAGGTGGAAAGGGAGAAGAAGATATCACAGTCCTAGATAAGCTTAATCATCCTGTATCTCTTGAAACTAAGTCAGGAAGACACCAGAACTCTGTGCCGGAGACACAACAAAAACTTTCTAATGATGTTAACGACGAGTATGATCAAGGCAGGGATGATTCTTCTGGTGATGAAAATGTGTTAACTGCGGAAGATGATCTCAAGATATCTGCCTTGGTTTCTGCTCTTGCAAACAACTCCACCATTCACAACCTCTGTTGGTTGCTAAAGTATTACAAGAGCAACTCCATTATTACAAATAATTATGTGATATGCATATTACAAAAACTATGCGATGATCTCGAACTTTCGCCCATGCTATACCAG CTATCTCTCCTCACCACATTCTATGACATTCTAGAGGAGCAGAAGTCAAGGCCTTGCAGAGAATATGAGAACATTGTCTTCTTTTTGACAAGCTTAGTTAGGAGAATGTTGCGTAAAATGAAGAGTAATCCCCTACTTTTCATAGAGGTTCTCTTCTGGAAATCACGTAGAGAGTGTCATTATCTTAATTGTGATTCCATGCTAAAGGAGCTATCTCAATTTAAAAAAGATGGTAAAAATAGTTCAGGTGTTTCCATGACTGATGAAATTGGCTCATCTGAAGCAAATGGATGGATCCGCCGAAGTATAGCTGATGCCCTTGGTGATGATGAAGCTGATTTTCCATTACCATTTTCAGAGGCTGTCAG AAACAACACAGAGGTCACAAATAGGAGTAACCAAAGTTTGCTAGAGAGAGAGGAAAGTCCTACATCAATTTCAAATGATGGAAATGATGTGATGAATCAGAAGCGACATTTGGAAAA ACAGGAGCAGTCAGCTGAACAAGAGTCTCAAAGGGAACCTAAAAGACGAAAACTACAAGCTCTTAATGATGAGTTACGACAGGAAGTCGAGCAACTCTTTGAGAG GTATAAAGATAATCAAAATTGTTGTGATCTCATTGCGGAAGCCCTTGATCCAGATGGAAAGATTTCACCTCTCCAAATTTCCAGGACACTTAAACAGTTAGGATACAGAATCCCACGGAAGAAAAAGACAGCATATGCTAGTGCTCCTGACAAACCTGGGAATGAAGAAAAAGATCTAGAAAGTGAGATCAGACTTCAAAATTCAGATATACTGGAAGAGGGTACTTCACAGAGAAGGCATCT GCACACTAGAAAGAGAGTGCAGGCATTTAGTCAGGAGCAGGAACAGAAGATCAAAGATTTGTTCGAGCA GTTTAAAGATCACAAGAGGTGCAGCCACATGATTGCCAATGCACTTGATTCTGACGGAACTTTATCGGCAGCTAAGATTTCACGAAAACTTAAGCAACTTGGCCTGTATGTCCCCAAAAAGAAAAGGTTAGAAACCAACCTGCAATTGATGGATGAAGCAGGTGATGCTTCTAAAGAAGGTTCAGACAACTCTGATGATGAGACTTTGTTATCAATGAGAAGAAG TTTCAGGAGCAAATATCAGGGAAAAGATAGCACTTCTGAAGGAAGAGAGAACCAGAAATCATCAGAAGATGAGTCTGATGATGAATTGCTGACCTCGCTATTGAC GAGCAAATATCAGGGAAAAGATAGCACTTCTGAAGGAAGAGAGAACCAGAAATCATCAGAAGATGAGTCTGATGATGAATTGCTGACCTCGCTATTGAC AAAAACTCAAAAAGCTGTTCCACAGCGTGAGGGGAAGCTTATTGTAAATTCAAGGAAGATCAGCAGCGAAAGTGACATTGAAGACAAAGATACTTATGACTCAGAGAG GGGAGAGCTTGATCAAGCTACTGCAATGGAGGAGGGTACAGAAATTAATAGTATTGCCTCAGACGATGATGTTGATGCTGGAAACCTAACAACTGACTTTAGCAGTGACCAAGATGTTTCTCCTGTCAATCAGCAACTGCGTAACAAATTACATTCTGAACTgactgatttggaagatgatgctGCTTCACTTGATGCCCCTATTACTACTGTATCGAGAAGGCGGCTGAGGATGGTCATTGATATGGAGGAAGATGATTAA